TCTTCTCAGTTTAGCAAAACATTGTCCAAAGTTGTCAAAGGTTATGCTTAATAATGTGAGACTGCATATTATTCATTCTGTACCTATTTCGCTTATAAGTTTAGCACCCAATTTGAGGCATTTGGATTTGGGAAGTTGTCCTGTTGTCACGGACGAAACCCTTGAAGCAATTGGGTCTTCCAGTTCGATTAGCTATTTGAATTTGGCAGGGTGTTTCAAGATTACTGATCGCGGGTTGGGTTTTCTAGCAAATGGGTCTGTCTCAAAATCCCTCAAGACATTGTTCCTTGCTTGGATCAAAGGCCTTACTGATGTTGGGGTCTCGCATTTGCACAAAATGCATTGCTTGGAGCACCTTAGTTTGGCTAACCGTTCGGTATCAGAGATCACCGATATTGGAGGTGTCGCAATCTCGACCATTGCTACCCTCAAAAGATTGAGCTTGCAGTTGCTGCACAAAATATCAGACCTCACTATTAGGGCTCTTGCTCGGAATTGCCCCAACTTGGAATTCCTCGATTTAAGTAAATGTGGAATAACTGGAGCTGGTGTACGTGCATTTTCGGGTCACCCTAGCTTACGGACTATTATTCTGCGCTTCTGTGAAGTCGACGTATCTGATTTAGACCATTTGGTGCTTAGGTGCCCATCATTGAAGTCTATTCTGCTGGACAATAAAAAGCTAGAGCAGATGTTGCCGCTAATAGGGACGCAAACTAGAAGTTTTGTGAAAGGAAGATGATGTTGCCCATATGAAGTTCTGTGAAGTTTTGTGAAAGCAGGCTAGATGATGTTGCCCATTATCTAGCAGACTAGATGGTTCCAGATTGATCTTGGGTTGATCTATGCAGCTTGTTTTTCCACATCAAGTAATTTTATCTTTTGAAACCTCAGCTGATGAAGTCTGTCCATGTTAAATCTTTCAAAGACAATAGCGTTTTCCGGCAATTTCTGTTCAGTATCTAGTCTTATCTACATCTTCATTATCTGTATTTTCAGGTTATCCATGTAGAGTTGGAATGTATGTTCTTATTTGTTTTAGCTTCATCCAGTTCCATTTGATAGAAA
The window above is part of the Fragaria vesca subsp. vesca linkage group LG2, FraVesHawaii_1.0, whole genome shotgun sequence genome. Proteins encoded here:
- the LOC101295978 gene encoding F-box/LRR-repeat protein 2-like; translation: MAQRFGGICVLGEDELDLIVNKFSDPADRKSVSEVCKLWYKVESLNRSSLRLLAPGCPRQVVNLNGLTGVYPPFVFSGVGLLSLAKHCPKLSKVMLNNVRLHIIHSVPISLISLAPNLRHLDLGSCPVVTDETLEAIGSSSSISYLNLAGCFKITDRGLGFLANGSVSKSLKTLFLAWIKGLTDVGVSHLHKMHCLEHLSLANRSVSEITDIGGVAISTIATLKRLSLQLLHKISDLTIRALARNCPNLEFLDLSKCGITGAGVRAFSGHPSLRTIILRFCEVDVSDLDHLVLRCPSLKSILLDNKKLEQMLPLIGTQTRSFVKGR